Proteins co-encoded in one Arachis hypogaea cultivar Tifrunner chromosome 13, arahy.Tifrunner.gnm2.J5K5, whole genome shotgun sequence genomic window:
- the LOC112738115 gene encoding uncharacterized protein, protein MLDGLLGRGFAAKCKSLIKLTKSRIDVIRRKRRATEKFLKKDMADLLTNGLDINAYGRAEGLLVELTLSSCYDFVEQSCEFVLKHLSVMHKLSGCPEECRDAVASLMFAAARFSDLPELRDLRQMFQERYGNSIECYVNQEFAANLNFKSSTLEKKVYLMQRIASEFSIKWDSKDFEQRMSKSSTFAQGHDTRTSNPLTDNNIPSHAKCATTTGVKHDTLFDKSPDHPNKGYRFQNGKEAVVLNRDDGGLQFRSTHPANGFKPLNAVEVIQKRDIHDNPLTGRHNNNWKENSMLKPNQHSSQKKTVEQFEGRSMLQDNSFATRQDTTKRSDSGGYRKEGSMPKSIGHSLQEKTERQFQDASKLHDSCGDTTHLRENHDSTTARKSPSRLGMRFKSNADEPFAANDVTMPDTDNLYRKVQKDETPKQKPYYSNVIPPPYVKPKSKQQNSIFGVNMSSNIDSDGTSIYLSAHDKPDTASTSERIQIGWEDDDPDQHWQANRHKRPSKQSHEKGYYVCEDANEASVLKPKSTRRKHLRSRSSHTDAKNEDTGPRRKSRSRSRRRGESRHGLQTLLDDERYQNAEEERLIDKLLIHYSKKPSIIVPEKLRRNSKNSHPPEMDHTTREFLQNERQDGSDKSQEMATYPPRSVSLPREQTRAVEIKKVYTRAATFQPDRSEGTRHVHPKLPDYDDLAARFAALRGR, encoded by the exons ATGTTGGACGGTCTACTTGGCAGAGGCTTTGCCGCTAAATG CAAATCGCTGATCAAACTCACCAAGAGTCGAATCGATGTGATACGAAGGAAGAGAAGAGCGACCGAGAAGTTTCTGAAGAAAGATATGGCTGATCTGCTCACGAACGGTCTCGATATCAATGCCTATGGAAGA GCTGAGGGACTGTTGGTTGAGCTAACACTGTCATCTTGTTATGATTTTGTTGAGCAATCCTGCGAGTTTGTATTGAAGCACCTCTCAGTCATGCACAAACTGAG TGGGTGCCCTGAGGAATGTAGGGATGCGGTAGCATCTCTGATGTTTGCTGCTGCGAGATTTTCTGATTTACCAGAGTTACGGGACCTTAGGCAAATGTTTCAGGAGAGATATGGGAATTCCATAGAATGTTATGTCAATCAGGAG TTTGCTGCAAATTTGAATTTTAAGTCTTCAACATTGGAGAAGAAGGTCTACTTGATGCAACGGATTGCATCTGAGTTTTCAATAAAGTGGGACTCCAAGGATTTTGAGCAGAGGATGTCAAAGTCTTCTACTTTTGCACAG GGTCATGATACTCGTACGTCTAACCCTTTGACTGATAACAATATACCGTCACATGCCAAGTGTGCTACCACAACAGGAGTCAAGCATGATACTCTGTTCGACAAAAGTCCTGACCATCCAAACAAGGGGTACAGATTTCAGAATGGTAAGGAAGCTGTTGTCCTCAACAGAGATGATGGTGGTCTTCAGTTCAGATCCACACACCCTGCAAATGGATTCAAGCCACTAAATGCTGTTGAAGTAATTCAAAAAAGGGACATCCATGATAATCCATTAACAGGAAGGCATAATAATAATTGGAAGGAGAATAGTATGCTAAAACCAAATCAGCATTCATCACAGAAGAAAACAGTAGAACAATTTGAAGGTCGTTCCATGCTGCAAGACAATTCATTCGCCACAAGACAGGATACTACTAAGAGAAGTGATAGTGGAGGTTATCGGAAGGAGGGTAGCATGCCAAAATCTATTGGGCATTCATTACAAGAGAAAACAGAGAGACAATTTCAAGATGCTTCTAAGCTGCATGACAGTTGTGGGGATACCACCCATCTTAGAGAAAACCATGACTCTACAACTGCTAGAAAATCACCTAGTCGTCTAGGAATGCGATTTAAGAGTAATGCGGATGAGCCATTTGCTGCTAATGATGTTACCATGCCTGATACTGATAACTTGTACAGAAAAGTTCAAAAGGATGAAACTCCTAAGCAGAAGCCCTACTACAGTAATGTCATTCCACCACCATATGTCAAACCTAAATCCAAACAGCAGAACAGCATATTTGGAGTAAATATGTCTTCAAATATTGACAGTGATGGCACCTCTATATATCTTTCAGCGCATGATAAGCCTGACACTGCCTCTACATCAGAGAGGATTCAAATAGGTTGGGAGGATGATGATCCTGACCAGCATTGGCAGGCGAATAGGCACAAGAGACCAAGTAAACAGAGTCATGAAAAAGGGTATTATGTTTGTGAAGATGCTAATGAAGCCTCTGTGTTGAAACCAAAATCCACGAGGCGGAAGCACTTAAGATCTCGATCTAGTCACACTGATGCTAAAAATGAAGATACTGGACCAAGGAGAAAATCGAGGAGCAGAAGCAGGAGACGAGGTGAATCAAGGCATGGCCTGCAAACTTTGTTGGATGATGAGCGATATCAAAATGCTGAAGAGGAAAGGTTAATAGACAAATTATTGATCCATTATAGCAAAAAACCATCGATCATTGTACCTGAGAAACTAAGAAGAAATTCTAAAAACAGTCATCCGCCCGAAATGGATCACACAACCAGGGAATTCCTACAGAATGAAAGGCAGGATGGATCTGATAAGTCACAAGAGATGGCTACTTATCCTCCACGATCAGTTTCCCTTCCTCGCGAACAAACTAGAGCGGTGGAAATTAAGAAAGTATATACTCGAGCTGCTACATTTCAGCCAGATAGATCTGAAGGAACTCGGCATGTACATCCCAAGTTACCGGACTATGATGATTTAGCAGCTAGGTTTGCAGCCTTGAgaggaagatga